Proteins from one Mycolicibacter virginiensis genomic window:
- a CDS encoding SDR family oxidoreductase, whose protein sequence is MATKQSVGDARVLITGGARGIGAATAKLLTARGARVWIGDVDEDACLQTAAELGVCGGRLDVTSAASWRDMLARIEASDGPLDILVNNAGVMPLGAFEAETEQVRDLILDVNIRGVLNGMQAVLPGMARRGHGHVVNVASMAGMIPVPGMVTYNASKFAALGASLSARREYAGTGVAVSAVLPSAVRTELTSGAPLGGGMPTIDPEDVAAAILAVLRTRAARRSVPRWVAPAWSTTAFVPEWLQSLARRLVDDRRALTSIDAAARSAYTERVDRQARAHRGEAAP, encoded by the coding sequence ATGGCGACGAAGCAGTCGGTCGGCGACGCCCGGGTGCTGATCACCGGCGGTGCGCGAGGGATCGGGGCGGCCACCGCCAAGCTGCTCACCGCCCGCGGCGCCCGCGTGTGGATCGGCGACGTCGACGAGGACGCCTGCCTGCAGACCGCCGCCGAACTCGGCGTCTGCGGTGGCCGGCTCGACGTGACCAGCGCGGCGTCCTGGCGGGACATGCTGGCGCGGATCGAGGCGTCTGACGGCCCACTGGACATCCTGGTCAACAACGCCGGGGTCATGCCGCTCGGCGCCTTCGAAGCCGAGACCGAACAGGTCAGGGATCTGATCCTGGACGTCAACATCCGCGGTGTGCTCAACGGTATGCAGGCGGTGCTGCCCGGGATGGCCCGGCGCGGCCACGGCCATGTCGTCAACGTTGCCTCAATGGCCGGCATGATTCCGGTGCCGGGCATGGTCACCTACAACGCCAGCAAGTTCGCGGCCCTGGGGGCGTCGCTGTCCGCGCGGCGCGAGTACGCCGGCACCGGTGTCGCGGTCTCGGCGGTGCTGCCCTCGGCGGTGCGAACCGAGCTGACCTCCGGCGCCCCGCTGGGCGGCGGTATGCCCACGATCGATCCCGAGGATGTGGCGGCGGCGATCTTGGCGGTGCTGCGAACCCGTGCCGCTCGCCGGTCGGTGCCCCGCTGGGTGGCGCCGGCGTGGTCGACGACCGCGTTTGTGCCGGAGTGGCTGCAGAGTCTGGCCCGGCGGCTGGTCGACGATCGGCGGGCGTTGACGTCCATCGACGCCGCAGCACGCAGTGCCTACACCGAGCGGGTGGACAGGCAGGCCCGCGCCCATCGTGGCGAGGCGGCCCCGTGA
- a CDS encoding DUF5642 family protein: MPVRKSLLVSSVGLLVCAQALAGCGGSQKPVDTTKLFNVQSTFGSDFKTQTKGPNDIDPKILGPQKMPPGVTFDPADCADYAANTGRPPKGIRGKMSMVSILGNGNQLVAIAMQSDSDLPYDDTDAEKCKHVSFNAGKLTGYLDEVDAPQIDHAKTIGSHSEIEITGKDGQQQSRESYTFTAYLGSALVQVTANPQPVRGQPPTMVDADRARQLLVDAVSALRD; this comes from the coding sequence ATGCCCGTACGCAAGTCGTTGCTTGTCTCCTCGGTTGGCCTCTTGGTGTGTGCGCAAGCACTGGCCGGCTGCGGGGGAAGCCAGAAGCCGGTCGACACCACCAAGCTGTTCAACGTCCAGTCGACGTTCGGCTCGGACTTCAAGACCCAGACCAAGGGTCCGAACGACATCGACCCGAAGATCCTCGGGCCGCAGAAGATGCCTCCCGGCGTGACGTTCGATCCCGCCGACTGCGCCGACTACGCGGCCAACACCGGTCGACCGCCCAAGGGCATCCGGGGCAAGATGTCGATGGTCTCGATCCTGGGCAACGGCAACCAGCTGGTCGCTATCGCTATGCAGTCCGACTCGGACCTGCCGTATGACGACACCGACGCCGAGAAGTGCAAGCACGTCTCGTTCAATGCCGGCAAGCTCACCGGCTACCTGGACGAGGTGGACGCGCCGCAGATCGACCACGCCAAGACCATCGGTTCGCACTCGGAGATCGAGATCACCGGCAAGGACGGCCAGCAGCAGTCCCGCGAGTCCTACACCTTCACCGCCTACCTGGGCAGTGCGCTGGTGCAGGTCACCGCGAACCCGCAGCCGGTCCGCGGCCAGCCGCCGACGATGGTCGACGCCGACCGGGCGCGCCAGTTGCTGGTCGACGCGGTTTCGGCGCTGCGCGACTAG